One genomic region from Streptomyces sp. Li-HN-5-11 encodes:
- a CDS encoding response regulator has protein sequence MIRTLVVDDDFRVSHIHSEYVTRVKGFEVVGEAAGVADALEAVRTLHPDLLLLDIFLPDGSGLDVLRQLTGDVGGARPDAIVITADRDITSVRTAMKLGAVGYIVKPFGSPDLAERLTAYRELQQRADALGQAAATDQADVDALFSAVRPPAVPRVPAKGHSAPTLNLVHQALRTARGDLSAASVAELTGVSRATAQRYLSYLVKEGMARLELRYGATGRPEHRYRSVG, from the coding sequence ATGATCCGCACCCTGGTCGTGGACGACGACTTCCGGGTGAGCCACATCCACAGCGAATACGTGACCCGCGTGAAGGGTTTCGAGGTGGTCGGCGAGGCGGCCGGCGTGGCCGACGCGCTGGAGGCGGTGCGCACCCTGCACCCCGATCTGCTGCTGCTCGACATCTTCCTGCCGGACGGCAGCGGACTGGACGTGCTGCGGCAGCTCACCGGGGACGTGGGAGGCGCCCGCCCTGACGCCATCGTGATCACCGCCGACCGGGACATCACCTCCGTGCGGACCGCCATGAAGCTCGGTGCCGTGGGATACATCGTCAAGCCGTTCGGCTCCCCCGACCTGGCCGAGCGGCTCACCGCCTACCGTGAGCTCCAGCAGCGCGCGGACGCCCTCGGCCAGGCGGCCGCGACCGACCAGGCCGACGTGGACGCCCTGTTCAGCGCCGTCCGCCCGCCCGCCGTCCCCCGGGTCCCCGCCAAGGGCCACTCCGCGCCCACCCTCAACCTCGTCCACCAGGCGCTGCGCACCGCCCGCGGCGATCTCTCGGCGGCCTCGGTGGCCGAGCTCACCGGTGTCTCACGCGCCACCGCCCAGCGGTACCTCTCCTACCTCGTCAAGGAGGGCATGGCCCGGCTCGAACTCCGCTACGGCGCGACGGGCCGCCCCGAGCACCGCTACCGCAGCGTCGGCTGA
- a CDS encoding ABC transporter ATP-binding protein, with protein MASRNDAAVSPVAEKAGQDSARVEISGLTKRFLTPAGEVFTALQDVSFTVEPGQFCAVVGPTGCGKSTTLGMVSGLDRPSEGSVRVGGREVNGVTDGVSFMFQADALLPWKTVLGNVLMGPVFRGVPKQEAQASARDWLRRVGLAGFEDRYPHQLSGGMRKRVAMAAALINEPRILIMDEPFGALDVQTKAIMSTELLGLWEQIRPSVIFITHDLDEAVALADRVVVMTSSPGSVKAVFDIDLPRPRGSVQEIRFQPRFIELQHQIWDSLREEVERAYARTSGGNA; from the coding sequence ATGGCTTCGCGAAACGATGCCGCGGTGAGTCCGGTCGCCGAGAAAGCCGGCCAGGACAGCGCGCGAGTCGAGATTTCCGGGCTCACCAAACGATTTCTGACTCCTGCGGGTGAGGTGTTCACCGCGTTGCAGGATGTTTCGTTCACCGTGGAGCCGGGCCAGTTCTGCGCGGTGGTGGGCCCCACCGGTTGTGGCAAGTCGACCACGCTGGGCATGGTGTCCGGGCTCGACCGGCCCAGCGAGGGCTCGGTCAGGGTCGGCGGCCGGGAGGTGAACGGCGTCACCGACGGCGTCAGCTTCATGTTCCAGGCCGACGCGCTGCTGCCCTGGAAGACGGTCCTCGGCAACGTGCTGATGGGCCCGGTCTTCCGCGGTGTGCCCAAGCAGGAGGCCCAGGCCTCGGCACGCGACTGGCTGCGCCGGGTGGGCCTCGCGGGGTTCGAGGACCGCTACCCGCACCAGCTCTCCGGCGGCATGCGCAAGCGTGTGGCGATGGCCGCGGCGCTGATCAACGAACCCAGGATCCTGATCATGGACGAGCCGTTCGGGGCCCTGGACGTGCAGACCAAGGCGATCATGTCGACCGAGCTGCTCGGCCTGTGGGAGCAGATCCGTCCGTCGGTCATCTTCATCACCCACGACCTGGACGAGGCCGTGGCGCTCGCCGACCGGGTCGTCGTCATGACCTCCAGCCCCGGGTCGGTCAAGGCGGTCTTCGACATCGACCTGCCGCGCCCGCGGGGCTCGGTCCAGGAGATCCGCTTCCAGCCCCGCTTCATCGAGCTCCAGCACCAGATCTGGGATTCCCTGCGCGAGGAGGTGGAGCGCGCCTACGCACGCACCTCAGGAGGTAACGCATGA
- a CDS encoding sensor histidine kinase — protein sequence MKPIRIRIGRGGRGRLSARILANQLAILALTGLIGFGLFALAQRSELDRAYEQRALDIAQTTAAEPQIRQAMEYGGGGDVVQTVAERIRKASGASYVVVIDLRGIRHSHPIPALVGEPVGDPIVVLDGRSHVGTDQGATGRSANGKAPLYGPTGTLAGEVSVGIPEHDVLGELWRELPTFGLYAAIATALGSAAAYLLARRLKRTTFGLELEEIAGLLQDREAMLHGIREGVVAFDPDGKITVVNDEARRLLGLGSALGSRLEDVLPDGRLRRALDGTMTGPDVSVLTDHHCLVVNRMPVTLHGRELGAVVTVRDRTELIGLLRELDSVRGLTDALRAQQHEFTNRMHTVAGLLDIGEHESAYEYAVESAGAGQALTESVRERIGNPLLVGLIVAKTTVAAERGVRIVLSDDSALGEDPPHLRRLLTVVGNLLDNAIDAAVDGPPPEGGRQVRVTLAEDDGTMTVRVADTGPGIRPGTAESIFEDGWSTRPDRGTARRGLGLALVHRLVQRAGGTIEVSEGPGAVFTVVLPLPDTRPAPRDALFTKALSVGGDS from the coding sequence GTGAAACCCATCCGTATCCGCATCGGCCGCGGCGGCAGGGGGAGGCTCTCCGCGCGGATCCTTGCCAACCAGCTCGCCATCCTCGCGCTCACCGGCCTGATCGGCTTCGGGCTGTTCGCGCTGGCGCAACGGTCCGAACTCGACCGTGCCTACGAGCAGCGGGCGCTGGACATCGCGCAGACCACGGCCGCCGAGCCGCAGATCCGGCAGGCCATGGAGTACGGCGGGGGCGGTGACGTGGTGCAGACCGTCGCCGAACGGATCCGGAAGGCGTCGGGAGCCTCGTACGTGGTCGTGATCGACCTGCGCGGCATCCGGCACTCGCACCCCATCCCCGCGCTGGTCGGCGAGCCGGTGGGCGATCCGATCGTGGTGCTGGACGGGCGCTCGCACGTGGGCACCGACCAGGGCGCGACCGGGCGGTCCGCCAACGGCAAGGCCCCGCTGTACGGGCCCACCGGCACGCTGGCCGGTGAGGTGTCGGTGGGCATCCCGGAACACGACGTGCTCGGCGAGCTGTGGCGCGAACTGCCCACCTTCGGCCTGTACGCCGCCATCGCCACGGCACTGGGTTCGGCCGCCGCCTACCTGCTGGCCCGGCGGCTCAAGCGCACGACGTTCGGCCTGGAGCTGGAGGAGATCGCCGGTCTGCTGCAGGACCGGGAGGCGATGCTGCACGGAATCCGGGAGGGGGTCGTCGCCTTCGATCCCGACGGAAAGATCACCGTGGTGAACGACGAGGCCCGGCGGCTGCTCGGCCTCGGCAGTGCGCTGGGCAGCCGGCTGGAGGACGTGCTGCCCGACGGACGGCTGCGCCGCGCTCTGGACGGCACCATGACGGGGCCCGACGTCAGCGTGCTGACGGACCACCACTGCCTGGTCGTCAACCGCATGCCGGTCACCCTGCACGGCCGCGAGCTCGGCGCGGTGGTGACGGTGCGCGACCGGACCGAGCTGATCGGGCTGCTGCGCGAACTGGACTCGGTGCGCGGACTCACCGACGCGCTGCGGGCACAGCAGCACGAGTTCACCAACCGGATGCACACCGTGGCCGGACTGCTGGACATCGGCGAGCACGAGTCGGCGTACGAGTACGCGGTCGAGTCGGCCGGGGCCGGGCAGGCGCTCACCGAGTCCGTGCGCGAGCGGATCGGGAACCCGCTGCTGGTGGGGCTGATCGTCGCGAAGACCACGGTCGCCGCCGAACGCGGGGTGCGGATCGTGCTGAGCGACGACTCCGCCCTCGGCGAGGACCCGCCGCACCTGCGGCGGCTGCTGACCGTCGTGGGAAACCTCCTGGACAACGCCATCGACGCGGCCGTCGACGGACCGCCTCCCGAGGGCGGCCGGCAGGTACGGGTCACCCTCGCCGAGGACGACGGGACGATGACGGTGCGGGTGGCGGACACCGGTCCGGGCATCCGGCCGGGCACCGCCGAGTCGATCTTCGAGGACGGCTGGTCGACACGGCCGGACCGGGGCACCGCCCGGCGCGGCCTCGGTCTGGCCCTCGTCCACCGGCTCGTGCAGCGGGCCGGAGGCACCATCGAGGTGAGCGAAGGCCCGGGAGCGGTCTTCACGGTGGTGCTGCCGCTGCCCGACACGCGTCCCGCACCCCGGGACGCCCTGTTCACGAAGGCACTGTCGGTGGGAGGTGACAGCTGA
- a CDS encoding YncE family protein: protein MHHAHGEEPEATGAVCRVGLSHRVLAEIPVGRGPEAIAVDSEHRRAYVACSRSNTLVAVDLVRCRTLWDAPVGREPIPVVLDRPTGRLFTADARSDSVTVLDAASGERLARIPVGSYPAGLGHHPELRRVYCGNTGDGTVTAIDADRLETVGTVPAELGAGSIAVDPDSGRGYCANFLAASLTVFDTASLRTLERIPVGEGPCKAVADRATGRLYVAGSLHGRVTRLDLATGRLLDDFAVQRAPVGLCTSSDGSHVYVCNRGAGTVSVVSGRTGEETHRIDVGRAPGDCALDPATGRLLVSNAGSATLSVVDHPALPGPGQPALQPVVHPAVGHRLPPFALPDARTGRIRTSREWAEKKYVINFFASW, encoded by the coding sequence GTGCACCATGCGCATGGTGAGGAACCGGAGGCGACGGGCGCGGTCTGCCGGGTCGGGCTCTCGCATCGGGTGCTGGCGGAGATCCCGGTCGGCAGGGGACCCGAGGCGATCGCGGTCGACAGCGAGCACCGCCGCGCCTACGTGGCGTGCTCCCGCAGCAACACGCTCGTGGCGGTCGACCTCGTGCGGTGCCGCACACTGTGGGACGCCCCGGTGGGGCGGGAACCGATTCCGGTGGTCCTCGACCGTCCGACCGGACGGCTGTTCACCGCGGACGCCCGGTCGGACTCCGTGACCGTGCTCGACGCCGCGAGCGGAGAGCGCCTCGCCCGTATCCCGGTGGGGAGCTACCCAGCCGGGCTGGGACACCACCCGGAGCTGCGCCGCGTGTACTGCGGCAACACGGGCGACGGCACCGTCACCGCCATCGACGCCGACCGCCTGGAGACCGTCGGGACGGTACCGGCCGAACTCGGCGCGGGCAGCATCGCCGTGGACCCCGACAGCGGACGCGGCTACTGCGCGAACTTCCTCGCCGCCTCGCTCACCGTGTTCGACACGGCGTCCCTGCGGACGCTGGAGCGGATCCCTGTCGGCGAAGGGCCGTGCAAGGCCGTGGCCGACCGGGCGACCGGGCGGCTGTACGTGGCCGGCTCGCTGCACGGCAGGGTGACCCGCCTGGACCTGGCCACGGGCCGGCTGCTGGACGACTTCGCCGTGCAACGGGCCCCGGTCGGGCTGTGCACCTCCTCCGACGGCTCCCACGTGTACGTCTGCAACCGCGGCGCCGGCACCGTCAGCGTGGTCTCGGGGCGTACCGGTGAGGAGACGCACCGCATCGACGTCGGCCGGGCTCCGGGGGACTGCGCGCTGGACCCGGCGACGGGACGCCTGCTGGTGTCCAACGCCGGAAGCGCCACGCTGAGCGTCGTCGACCACCCCGCCCTGCCGGGACCCGGGCAGCCCGCCCTCCAGCCCGTCGTCCACCCTGCCGTCGGACACCGGCTTCCCCCCTTCGCCCTCCCCGACGCCCGCACCGGACGCATCCGCACCTCCCGGGAGTGGGCGGAGAAGAAGTACGTCATCAACTTCTTCGCCAGCTGGTGA